CACCAGCAGGAGATGGGCGAGGCGGGCCCGCAGGGGGAGGGCGACCAGGTCGAGCTTCGTTTGTTCCGCATCGCGGAGGTCGGTCGCCAGCCGCCTGAGGAACCGGAAGCCGAGGTTCGGGTTGTGCTCGAGCAGGCGGCGGACCGCCGCGCGGTCGATGAAGCAGATCCGCGACGGAACCAGCGCCTCCGCCGTTCCCGAGTAGGGCTCCCCGGCGAAATACTCGAGGTAGCCCATGGTGCTGCCGGTGTGGTACAGGCGCGAGATGACGGAGTGCCCGTGGGCATCGCTCTTGCGCAGCGCGACGGTCCCCTCCTCGACGCAGTAGATGCCGAGGCAGGGATTTCCCTGGTAGAAGATGACCTGTCCCGGGGCGTACAGATTGGCGGTCTTGGCCTGATTGAGCAGCGCCAGGTCGTCGTCCTTCAGCTCGCACCACTCCGAGCGGGCTCGGCTCTGGCACGCAAAGCAGC
The DNA window shown above is from Acidobacteriota bacterium and carries:
- a CDS encoding Crp/Fnr family transcriptional regulator encodes the protein MSLPRHPGNGSRKTSCFACQSRARSEWCELKDDDLALLNQAKTANLYAPGQVIFYQGNPCLGIYCVEEGTVALRKSDAHGHSVISRLYHTGSTMGYLEYFAGEPYSGTAEALVPSRICFIDRAAVRRLLEHNPNLGFRFLRRLATDLRDAEQTKLDLVALPLRARLAHLLLVLKERFGEVDEDGSISIELPISRQDIAALLGVRPESVSRSIRQLEQDRVAKFHGRTVIVPDLDPLLDELETSRAR